The DNA segment GCACGTCACGTCCGCGACGAACCCCGAGACCGAGGTGGGCTGAGCCATGACGACCCCGACGACGACGGCCCCGCCCGAGCGGACCGTCACCCTGCGGGAGGTGGGCCCGGCCCGGCGCGGCACCCGCCCGGACGAGGTCGTGGTGGCGGTGTCCCCGGCCTTCGCCGGCCACTTCAGCAAGACCATCGTCGACGTGCCGCACGCCGAGGTGCTGCGCCAGCTGCTGGCCGGCATCGAGGAGCAGGGGGTGACCGCCCGCGTGGTGCGCATCCGGGACACCGCGGACCTGGCCGCGCTGGCCCACGTCGGGGCGCGGCTGTCCGGGTCCGGCATCTCCGTGGGCATCCTGTCCCGCGGGACGACGATCATCCACCAGCGCGACCTGCCCCGGCTGAGCAACCTGGAGCTGTTCCCGCAGTCCCCGCTGCTGGACGCCCCGGTGTTCCGGATGATCGGCTCGAACGCGGCGCAGTACGCCAAGGGCGAGTCGCCGCAGCCGGTGCCCACCCGCAACGACCAGATGGCCCGGCCGCGCTGGCAGGCCAAGGCGGCGCTGCTGCACCTGAAGGAGTTCGAGTGCATCGAGGCGGGCCGGGGCCCGGTCGAGGTCGAGCCGGTGTTCGAGTCGAGCGCCGCCGGCTGACGTGAGCGGCGGGCTGGTCGTCGGCGTCGACATCGGCAACTCGACCACCGAGGCCTGCCTGGGCCTGGTCGACCCGGACGGGCGGGTGACCTACCTCGGCACGGCGCTGACCCGGACCACCGGGGTGAAGGGCACCCCGGACAACACCGCCGGCGCGCTCACCGCCGTCCGTGCCGCCCTGGCCCGGGCCGGGCGGGACGCCACCGAGGTGCGCACGGTGCTGCTCAACGAGGCGACCCCGGTGATCAGCGGGCTGGCGATGGAGACGATCACCGAGACGATCATCACCGAGTCGACGATGATCGGGCACAACCCGACCACCCCCGGCGGGGAGGGGCTCGGCGTCGGCACCACCTGCTCGGTGGGCGACCTCGCCGACCAGCCCCCGGGGCAGCCGCTGGTGTGCGTCGTGCCGCCGGGCTGGGACTTCGACGACACCGCCGCGACGATCAACGCCGCCGTCGCCGCCGGGGTCGAGGTGGTGGCCGCCGTCCTCGCCGGGGACGACGCGGTGCTGGTCACCAACCGGCTGACCCGGCCGGTGCCGGTGGTGGACGAGGTCGCCGCCGTGGAGAAGGTGCCGCTGGGCATGCTCGCCGCGGTGGAGGTCGCCGGCCCGGGCCGCACCATCCGCACGCTGTCGAACTCCTACGGGCTGGCCACCGTGTTCGGACTGGACCCGGCGCAGACCCGGCAGGTCTCCCCGGTGGCCCGCGCGCTGACCGGCAACCGCTCGGCGGTGGTGGTCCGCACGCCGTCCGGGGACGTCACCGACCGGCGCATCCCGGTCGGCGAGCTGGTGCTGCACGGCGCCGGCAAGACGCTGCGGGTGGACGTCGACGCCGGGGCCGAGGCGATCATGGACGCCGTCGGCCGGGCGCAGCCGCTGGACGACGCCCGCGGGGAGCCGGGCACCCACGTCGGCGGCATGCTCGCCCAGGTGCGCGACACCATGGCCGACGTCATGGACTCCCCGGGGCTGCCCGCCGTCCCGGTCGCCGAGATCGCCATCCGCGACGTCCTGGCGGTCGACACCTTCGTGCCCGCCGAGGTCCGCGGCGGGCTGGCCGGGGAGGTCGCCCTGGAGAACGCCGTCGCGCTCGCCGCGATGGTGAGCACCAGCCGCAGCCGGATGCAGGTCGTCGCCGACCAGGTGTCGGAGGGGCTCGGCGCCGCGGCCGCGATCGGCGGCGTCGAGGGCGAGATGGCGGTCAGCGGGGCGCTGACCACGCCGGGGGTGGACCGGCCGGTCGCCGTGCTCGACCTGGGCGGTGGCTCGACCGACGCCGCGCTGCTCACCCGGGACGGGCGGGCCACCGCGGTGCACGTCGCCGGCGCGGGGGAGCTGGTCACCAAGCTGGTCCACTCCGAGCTGGCGCTGGGCGACCGCGAGGTGGCCGAGAGCGTCAAGCGGTGCCCGCTGGCGCAGGTGGAGAGCTTCTTCCACGTCCGGCACGAGGACGGCACCGTGCAGTTCTTCGAGACGCCGCTGCCGCCGGAGGTCTACGCGCGCGTCGTCGTGCTCACCCCGGAGGGGCCGGCGCCGGTGGGCACCCGGCACCGGCTGGACCACGTCCGGCGGGTGCGCCGGGAGGCGAAGCGGCGGGTGTTCGTGGTCAACGCGCTGCGGGCGCTCCGGCAGGTCGCGCCGGGCGGCAACCTGCGGGAGCTGGACTTCGTGGTGCTGCTCGGCGGCTCGGCGCTGGACTTCGAGATCCCGGACATGATCGCCGACGCGCTCGCCCCGCACGGGGTGGTCTGCGGGACCGGGAACGTGCTGGGCACCGAGGGGCCGCGCAACGCCGTCGCCACCGGCCTGGTCCGGGCCTGGGCCAGTGGTCCGGGCGCGTGACCGGCCCGGGCGAGCGGCCCGCGGTGCTGGTGCACCGGCAGCGCGGGGCCCCGCCGGAGGTGCTGCGCGAGGTGTGCGCGGGCGTGGAGGAGGAGGGGGTGCCGGTCGAGGTGGTGGACGCCCCCGACGGGCTGACCGCGACCGCGCTGGCCCACGCCGCGGCGCAGGCCTCCCGGCTGGAGGTCGGCATCGGGGTGGACGCGGCCGGCGCGACCGCCGTGCACCACGCCAAGCTGCCGGTGGACCGCCCGCCGGCGACCGGCCGGGCCGAGGCGACCGCGCCGGACCGGCGGCGGATCGGCCGGACCGGCGCGCGGGTGGTGAAGAACCTCCCGCTGGACTGAGCCGGGGTCAGAGGTACTGGCCGCCGCCGTGCCGCACCTCGGGCTGGCCCTGGTCGACCGCGCCGGCCGGCAGCGCGCGCCGGCGCATCTCCTCCAGCTGCGCCCGGGCGGCCATCTGCTGGGCGAACAGCGCCGTCTGGATGCCGTGGAAGACGCCCTCCAGCCAGCCGACCAGCTGCGCCTGGGCGATCCGCAGCTCGGCGTCCGACGGCGTCTCGTCGCCGTTGAACGGCAGGGTGATCCGCTCCAGCTCCTCGCGCAGCTCCGGGGCGAGCCCCTGCTCGAGCTCCCGGATGGAGGAGGCGTGGATGTCGCGCAGCCGGTTGCGGCTGGCGTCGTCCAGCGGCGCCGCGCGCACCTCCTCGAGCAGCTGCTTGATCATCGTGCCGATCCGCATGACCTTCGC comes from the Modestobacter italicus genome and includes:
- a CDS encoding diol dehydratase reactivase subunit alpha; the protein is MSGGLVVGVDIGNSTTEACLGLVDPDGRVTYLGTALTRTTGVKGTPDNTAGALTAVRAALARAGRDATEVRTVLLNEATPVISGLAMETITETIITESTMIGHNPTTPGGEGLGVGTTCSVGDLADQPPGQPLVCVVPPGWDFDDTAATINAAVAAGVEVVAAVLAGDDAVLVTNRLTRPVPVVDEVAAVEKVPLGMLAAVEVAGPGRTIRTLSNSYGLATVFGLDPAQTRQVSPVARALTGNRSAVVVRTPSGDVTDRRIPVGELVLHGAGKTLRVDVDAGAEAIMDAVGRAQPLDDARGEPGTHVGGMLAQVRDTMADVMDSPGLPAVPVAEIAIRDVLAVDTFVPAEVRGGLAGEVALENAVALAAMVSTSRSRMQVVADQVSEGLGAAAAIGGVEGEMAVSGALTTPGVDRPVAVLDLGGGSTDAALLTRDGRATAVHVAGAGELVTKLVHSELALGDREVAESVKRCPLAQVESFFHVRHEDGTVQFFETPLPPEVYARVVVLTPEGPAPVGTRHRLDHVRRVRREAKRRVFVVNALRALRQVAPGGNLRELDFVVLLGGSALDFEIPDMIADALAPHGVVCGTGNVLGTEGPRNAVATGLVRAWASGPGA
- a CDS encoding propanediol/glycerol family dehydratase medium subunit, with product MTTPTTTAPPERTVTLREVGPARRGTRPDEVVVAVSPAFAGHFSKTIVDVPHAEVLRQLLAGIEEQGVTARVVRIRDTADLAALAHVGARLSGSGISVGILSRGTTIIHQRDLPRLSNLELFPQSPLLDAPVFRMIGSNAAQYAKGESPQPVPTRNDQMARPRWQAKAALLHLKEFECIEAGRGPVEVEPVFESSAAG
- a CDS encoding bacterial proteasome activator family protein; translation: MTAPRPGEQHPQQVLVVGPDGQPVGAMAMPQGDGPDGGGGTGIGDLVEQPAKVMRIGTMIKQLLEEVRAAPLDDASRNRLRDIHASSIRELEQGLAPELREELERITLPFNGDETPSDAELRIAQAQLVGWLEGVFHGIQTALFAQQMAARAQLEEMRRRALPAGAVDQGQPEVRHGGGQYL
- a CDS encoding glycerol dehydratase reactivase beta/small subunit family protein; translated protein: MTGPGERPAVLVHRQRGAPPEVLREVCAGVEEEGVPVEVVDAPDGLTATALAHAAAQASRLEVGIGVDAAGATAVHHAKLPVDRPPATGRAEATAPDRRRIGRTGARVVKNLPLD